Proteins co-encoded in one Brassica oleracea var. oleracea cultivar TO1000 chromosome C4, BOL, whole genome shotgun sequence genomic window:
- the LOC106338632 gene encoding AT-hook motif nuclear-localized protein 14-like yields the protein MEPDERHHHHHHHQEHHLTSPYYHPFHHHTPTTVSAAPSYNGNMPPPPPPNDGSSSSYHHSAPSSAVTAPIEPLLPLAVPPPEKGESKPPPEAFRLRLNPVQKINFGLFRKSGQSFTPHIVNITPGEDVAQKIILFAEQSKHELCILSASGAISDPSLSHLATGTSVSYQGQYEILSLRGSYIRGEHGGKTGGLSVCLSSSDGQIVGGGVGGLLKAAGPVQVILGTFQLERKKDGRNGVKAKQEVGISMITYMARYNYYGLMQVPQSRLTWPALLEHPFIKESLEEVEAREMHTAVVDHKAAWRLKGNGGQQRNEKCDSATPFKEASALGIVADVQSDMKSAVKVNSPSPEDFLGFPTQEAIKSSGDATLDKLENTSGTVKGAKVIGEDAKAMDLVLLSLERCTKSLSKRDKRSCLLYSVSQNNFQFGWSSRNRFR from the exons CTTTCCACCACCACACCCCCACCACCGTCTCCGCCGCACCCTCCTACAATGGTAATATGCCACCACCACCACCACCTAACGATGGATCTTCTTCTTCCTACCATCACTCCGCGCCGTCTTCAGCTGTTACGGCTCCGATTGAGCCA CTTCTTCCGCTAGCAGTTCCTCCGCCAGAGAAAGGAGAGAGCAAGCCGCCGCCGGAGGCGTTTCGCCTCCGTCTAAACCCGGTTCAAAAAATCAATTTCGGGCTCTTTCG GAAAAGTGGGCAAAGTTTTACACCGCACATTGTTAATATAACTCCTGGTGAG GATGTGGCTCAGAAAATTATCCTTTTCGCTGAGCAAAGCAAGCATGAGTTATGCATTCTTTCTGCATCTGGCGCCATCTCTGATCCATCCTTGTCTCACCTCGCAACCGGAACCAGTGTATCTTATCAG GGTCAGTACGAAATCCTCTCACTGAGGGGATCTTATATTCGGGGAGAGCATGGTGGTAAAACTGGTGGCCTTAGCGTTTGTTTATCTAGTTCAGATGGTCAGATCGTTGGTGGTGGAGTTGGAGGACTCCTAAAGGCTGCTGGTCCAGTTCAG GTGATTCTTGGTACGTTTCAGCTAGAGAGGAAGAAGGATGGGAGAAACGGTGTGAAAGCAAAGCAAGAGGTGGGAATATCTATGATCACTTATATGGCCAGATATAATTACTATGGCCTGATGCAG GTGCCCCAAAGTCGATTGACCTGGCCTGCTCTTCTAGAGCACCCCTTCATTAAAGAATCTCTAGAGGAAGTTGAAGCCAGG GAAATGCATACTGCGGTAGTTGACCATAAGGCAGCGTGGAGACTCAAAGGAAATGGAGGCCAACAGAGAAATG AAAAGTGTGACTCGGCGACCCCGTTTAAGGAAGCCTCTGCTCTAGGAATTGTAGCTGACGTTCAGTCAGATATGAAGAGTGCTGTCAAAGTAAATTCTCCCTCTCCTGAGGATTTTCTCGGATTCCCAACCCAGGAGGCTATTAAAAGTTCAG GTGACGCAACATTGGACAAATTGGAAAATACATCTGGAACTGTTAAAGGTGCAAAAGTTATAGGTGAAGATGCTAAAGCAATGGATCTAGTTCTACTGTCACTGGAAAGATGTACAAAATCACTGTCGAAAAG GGACAAAAGATCTTGCTTGCTCTATTCAGTCTCTCAGAATAATTTTCAATTTGGTTGGAGCTCGCGCAATAGATTCCGTTGA